In the genome of Urocitellus parryii isolate mUroPar1 chromosome 7, mUroPar1.hap1, whole genome shotgun sequence, the window agttcaaagccggtctcagcaacttagtgaggccctaagcaacttagggagatactgtctcaaatttaattaaaaaaaaaaaaaaaacttaaaaaagaacaaattagtaTCCTTGGTATGAGTGTATTTTGTAGTTTTGCTATGTAATGTagttatacattattttattttgtcacagtgaaaatatatgtaaaattacatCAAAATAGCCCAGTCCTTATCTGTATGGATTTGAATCGTGCTAATACAGAAACAGTGGATCCCACCTACTTATGGATTGGGCCAAAGGAAAAGACATTAACaggtaaattatttgattttaatataattttaatgatgtgaacattgtttttaaaaagcactgtcatttattgaaaagatcaaatttagtTTTGACTGCAGTTTTTACCTTGCCCTACACTTGGATAAATAGTGTTTTATGTTAGTCTATGCCTTAAtttctccaaaatctgaaacagtattttttttttcttattatttcatggtgttggaaattgaatccagggccttatacatgctagacaaTGCTCTTTCACTAAGTTACATCAACAGCCCTTGAAGCAGTTAATTTTGTATCTTACTTCTGAGCTATATTCattcaaatatctttattttatctttgtacCACCAGTAAAATGAGATGAGATATTTAATAGGTAATTTTTCATGATGTTAGAAGAGTGCCTTGGGATATaagtattattaattaatttggcttatgtgaataaattatatttcatttactgAATTACTGGCATAAACTAATTGAAACTAGATGCTAAGAAGTGAATCAAAGTAAACCAATATACATTTCATTTCAAAAGTGTACTTATGTGGCTTTTCATAGAGTAATATGATAGAATTAAGATTTTGTTAGATTCTTGGAGTTGAAATAAtccattagtttttttaaatgtctgtgtcTATTTGTAACCCAAATTTACTAAATAACTTTTGAATTGTTATCTGTTAAATAACCAAATAATTTACTATTTCTTCGTAGACAATAGTCGAATAAGTATAACAGAAACAGGAAAGCTAATGGTGAGAGATTTTCTGGAGCCTTTGTCTGGACTTTATTCATGTACTCTTTCTTATAAGACTGTCAAAGCAGAAACCCAAGAAGAAACTACAGTAAAGAGGAGATATGAATTTATGATCTTTGGTGAGAATgagcacattttaatttatatatttagtttgaATTAGAATTAAGTATAAGACTTCTTCATTTAGTGAAAATGAATCTGGTTTAGGTAATCATTATGATTTATGGATATTTTGAGGTGTGTTTAATTAGGTAAACTCAAATTAACAAGTTTATCCTAAATAACTCTCTTTTAACTCCCTACTTTCTACTACCTATGTATGTAAGTACAAACTACTTTATCCAGGTATTTTTCCAggtaatttaaaaactgatattcAATTCTATAACAGCAATGATACTTTCTGCAAATGAAGACCCTCCccaaaagcaatctttttttttcttgatgctCTTATCTATATAGGCAACCCACAGaagccatttttcttcttctaagtagATAAATATCAGATGAAAGTAactttttttcagtaaaattattagttttatatgtTTTGTGAGGATAAATTGTTAAAGCATTTTACTAGATAAGGTTTCTATGTGTATTTGCAGTGTTGATGGGATTTAATATTACatgttatttgaaaaatgtttgatAGAACAATCAATGCTAGGCACAATTGTTTTCATTCTCATCTTTTTTCAAAGCCTATCGGGAACCTGATTATTCATATCAGATGGCTGTACGTTTTACTACAAAGTCCTGTGTAGGAAGATATAATGATCTGCTCTTTAGAGTGCTGAGGAAAATCTTGGATAATTTGATCTCTGATTTGTTGTGCCATGTCGTAGAACCATCATATAAATGCCATTTTGTTAAAATTCCAGAACATAGCCTTTTACATGAGCTGTTCATAGCTTTTCGaggtaaaaacaaattttaaaacatttctttaattttatgagtTTAGTCCTGAATGATTAATTATTGCATGAATATGAAATATCTTATAAAtaatggatttaaaatatttgttaaacactAAAATATATTGTTGCCTgattatggttttaaaaattagcatacaAGTTATATACCTTCAAATATGATATTTTTTGCTTGTAATTTAGAAGTCAATATCAATTAATTATCATagcatttaattatataatattttatttgtaacttcttatagaatttttaattgtatttttgagCATTTAATAACAGGGAGTAACCAaacacaggcttttttttttcctatttttaaaaaattttttttacttgtagttggacacaatacctttatttttatttatttattttgatgtgctgaggctcaaacccagcacctcccactgagccacaaacccagcccattttttttccccttgtagtTACTTCCATTAGCCCCCAGATGGAGTAAAGTCATAATGTATAAATTATTCAAATTGTACATCTAACTTTACTACTAGGACTAGATAGCTAGATGAAGTGAACATGTGCTTGCATACTAAATAAAGTACTTGGGGCTTTATTGAAATGTTTGGAACTGTTTAGAATCCTTTTGTGAACCTATCATGTTTTCCTCCCCAGTTGATCCTTTTGCTCCAGGGTGGAAAAGTGCATGCAATGATAGTGTTGACTGTGAAGATATCACTAATCGTAATATCCTCAAGGTGAGAAATTTATCACAAGGAAAAAGAACTTGAATAGTCAGtaaagctatttaaaatttttttaagcctggcacagtggtatatgctggtaatcccagtTACGTgcgaggctgaagaaggaggatctcaagttcaaggatctcgagtttaaggccagcctcaacatttAGAGAGGCCCTTAGCTTTGGCAACTTACTGagggcctgtctcaaaaaaacaaagttgaggatgtagttcagtggtat includes:
- the Zpbp2 gene encoding zona pellucida-binding protein 2 isoform X2, with protein sequence MRAWALLSAVLWYLTGVKIYVKLHQNSPVLICMDLNRANTETVDPTYLWIGPKEKTLTDNSRISITETGKLMVRDFLEPLSGLYSCTLSYKTVKAETQEETTVKRRYEFMIFAYREPDYSYQMAVRFTTKSCVGRYNDLLFRVLRKILDNLISDLLCHVVEPSYKCHFVKIPEHSLLHELFIAFRVDPFAPGWKSACNDSVDCEDITNRNILKARDRIEEFFRSQAYTFYHRLNNTVPAMHFVDHSFQVVRMDSCRPGFGKDEGLHSNCASCCVVCSPGNFSPDVDVTCQICASTQVYGAKSCPEASNKSQQGDD
- the Zpbp2 gene encoding zona pellucida-binding protein 2 isoform X1 produces the protein MRAWALLSAVLWYLTGVGCQRSSLLNKKGFIFGKIGHPVKIYVKLHQNSPVLICMDLNRANTETVDPTYLWIGPKEKTLTDNSRISITETGKLMVRDFLEPLSGLYSCTLSYKTVKAETQEETTVKRRYEFMIFAYREPDYSYQMAVRFTTKSCVGRYNDLLFRVLRKILDNLISDLLCHVVEPSYKCHFVKIPEHSLLHELFIAFRVDPFAPGWKSACNDSVDCEDITNRNILKARDRIEEFFRSQAYTFYHRLNNTVPAMHFVDHSFQVVRMDSCRPGFGKDEGLHSNCASCCVVCSPGNFSPDVDVTCQICASTQVYGAKSCPEASNKSQQGDD